In Ipomoea triloba cultivar NCNSP0323 chromosome 15, ASM357664v1, one genomic interval encodes:
- the LOC116006874 gene encoding uncharacterized protein LOC116006874 — protein sequence MAEYLGRARLIVGEPGFFIGIETVKCADGVLLSQHCKPVSTPTTTSRTISTCTDPYDDPTQYRSIAGALQYLTVTRPDLSFAVNLLCQHMHAPTTAHWEQLKRVLRYVKGTLDLGLRLRKSNSVSWVCKKQRTVARSSTEAKYKALADVCAEVPGSAFYETSFRLLPYHPLEGEY from the exons ATGGCAGAGTATCTCGGGCGTGCTCGGCTTATTGTTGGTGAGCCTGGTTTCTTCATTGGGATTGAAACAGTCAAGTGTGCAGATGGAGTGTTGCTTTCTCAGC actgcaaaCCTGTGTCTACACCTACTACGACCTCAAGGACAATCTCTACCTGTACAGATCCATATGATGATCCCACGCAATACCGAAGCATTGCAGGTGCGCTGCAGTACCTGACTGTCACAAGGCCAGATTTGTCCTTTGCCGTTAATCTgctttgtcagcacatgcatgctccaaccactGCTCACTGGGAGCAACTGAAACGTGTTTTAAGGTACGTCAAAGGTACTCTGGATTTGGGTTTGCGTTTGCGGAAGTCCAATTCAG tgtcctgggtgtgcaagaaacagagGACTGTTGCTAGATCTTCTACTGAAGCGAAGTACAAAGCTCTTGCAGATGTATGTGCTGAG GTCCCCGGTTCTGCTTTTTACGAGACAAGCTTTAGGTTACTTCCGTAccatccgcttgagggggagtattag
- the LOC116007526 gene encoding uncharacterized protein LOC116007526 — MSSEAPFLHPQILPISPLSLSPDQKTPHFDRQRCTPAKNNPPWPTTQSNTWFLLKSIMGCLPEISSRVHDHRAEAKNDDQLGILAFEAAKTMSRLLSLYKSLSNNHLAVLKKEMKSQGVAFLNSEDDNLLFSLACAERLEELDKITTGVARLSRRCHDYELSRFDLVYTDLKLGVVEFGRLEYGSRDVQKKVEKMEKLVSATAELYAALEVQAEIEICERKTKDWKGRANLEIFAQRVKYQRKLVHHYKEISLWTKTFDICVGLMARIVCIIYARICSVFGPFFPILPSFPLRKTPSPDIRPDYCLIEPIKEKITSHSGPLTSKAEPISVRFYSRKSVFFFRGEDPFGESKKDRILHAAGPTTVGGSGLALRYANVILSVEKYLDPTISMDEDSRASLYQMLPENLKSSVKSKLRKSMRCRDDDSSLAVGWRDALGHIMGWLAPMAHNTITWQMERKFEKMRFDTKPTVLSWQTLHFSDKEKTEAAIAEVLVGLSYICRWHIGKTIVTTLFDKSNIGASNDFHRIGNPMHAKAKQKSLKSQFLAKMATAQWFGHI, encoded by the exons ATGTCCTCCGAAGCTCCATTTCTCCACCCTCAAATACTCCCCATCTCTCCTCTGTCCCTCAGCCCAGATCAGAAAACACCGCATTTCGATCGCCAACGTTGTACACCCGCCAAAAACAATCCACCTTGGCCTACGACGCAATCGAATACATGGTTTTTGCTTAAATCCATCATGGGTTGTCTCCCGGAGATTAGTTCGCGAGTTCATGATCACCGCGCCGAGGCCAAGAATGACGACCAATTGGGTATTCTCGCCTTCGAAGCCGCCAAAACGATGTCGCGCTTACTCTCCCTCTACAAATCCCTCTCCAATAACCACCTCGCAGTGCTCAAGAAGGAAATGAAGTCCCAGGGGGTCGCGTTTTTGAACTCCGAAGACGATAATTTGCTTTTCAGCCTCGCCTGCGCCGAGCGGCTTGAGGAGCTCGACAAGATCACCACCGGCGTGGCGCGGCTGAGCCGCCGCTGCCACGATTATGAGCTCAGCCGGTTCGACCTCGTTTACACCGACCTTAAACTCGGGGTCGTTGAATTTGGGCGGTTAGAGTACGGGTCGAGGGACGTCCAGAAGAAGGTGGAGAAGATGGAGAAATTGGTCTCCGCGACGGCGGAATTATACGCCGCCCTGGAAGTTCAGGCGGAGATTGAAATTTGCGAGAGAAAGACGAAGGATTGGAAGGGAAGGGCAAATTTGGAAATATTCGCCCAACGGGTTAAGTACCAGCGCAAGCTTGTCCATCATTACAAAGAGATTTCTTTGTGGACAAAAACGTTTGATATCTGCGTCGGGCTCATGGCCCGAATCGTATGCATAATCTACGCCCGGATATGTTCGGTCTTCGGGCCGTTTTTTCCCATTTTGCCCTCCTTCCCCTTACGCAAAACTCCCTCTCCGGATATCCGGCCCGATTATTGCTTGATTGAACCTATAAAGGAAAAAATCACTTCCCATTCCGGCCCACTTACGTCAAAGGCGGAGCCCATTTCCGTTCGGTTTTATAGTCGAAAATCGGTCTTTTTCTTTCGGGGAGAAGACCCGTTCGGAGAGTCTAAGAAAGACAGAATTCTCCACGCCGCCGGCCCAACAACCGTGGGCGGGTCGGGCCTAGCATTACGCTACGCAAACGTCATCCTATCCGTAGAAAAATACCTAGACCCGACAATATCAATGGACGAAGATTCCCGCGCGTCGCTCTACCAAATGTTGCCGGAGAATCTAAAATCCTCGGTGAAATCGAAGCTGAGAAAGAGCATGAGGTGCCGCGACGACGACTCGTCGTTGGCGGTGGGGTGGAGGGACGCGCTGGGCCACATCATGGGGTGGCTAGCGCCGATGGCGCACAACACCATTACGTGGCAGATGGAGAGGAAATTCGAGAAGATGAGATTCGACACGAAACCGACAGTTCTGTCGTGGCAGACACTGCATTTCTCGGACAAGGAAAAAACCGAAGCCGCCATTGCCGAGGTTTTGGTTGGGTTGAGTTACATTTGTAG GTGGCACATTGGGAAGACAATTGTTACAACACTCTTTGATAAGTCTAACATCGGTGCTTCGAATGATTTTCATCGTATAGGCAACCCAATGCAtgcaaaagcaaaacaaaagagTTTGAAGTCACAATTCTTGGCCAAGATGGCTACTGCTCAATGGTTTGGTCATATCTGA